One Candidatus Korarchaeum sp. DNA segment encodes these proteins:
- a CDS encoding ABC transporter substrate-binding protein — translation MRRAYWLAILVVIILILAGAAYVLLQQRAPPAARITLGTTDKISDLDTSNAYDFFTWEVLSNVMEGLYKYEPGTDKLVPGVAERYEVKDGGSTWVFYLRKDVKFCDGTPVKAQDVVRSIKRVISIDGDPAWLVTDFVEDVVALDDYTVQFKLAKPVSYFLALVATPPYFPVHPSYPADKIVSDATWGGAGAYCIKEFKRDEYMILEANPYYHGTKPRSGTFVIRFYKDASTMRLALERGEIDVAWKTLRPTDYKDLMGNPNYKSVVAPGGFIRYVVLKVDAPPFNDVRVRQALAYAVDRSEIVDKVFLGTMAPLYSMVPNGMWSHVDCFKDKYGDKPNLEMARKLLSQAGYSETNKLKVELWYTPTHYGDTEADVAQVLKKQFEATGMIEVELKSSEWATYLEQQRTGRMNIHLLGWYPDYIDPDDYLTPFLRTESNRWLASGYSNPRVDDLLDKASVEVDTKARTNYYAEVQRILAEDVPLIPLFQGELILITQKNVEGVLVGPPMMLTYSTIYKS, via the coding sequence ATGAGAAGGGCATATTGGTTAGCGATTCTAGTGGTAATAATCCTGATCCTCGCAGGGGCTGCTTACGTCCTCCTTCAACAGAGAGCCCCTCCAGCAGCTAGGATCACCCTGGGCACGACTGATAAGATCTCGGACCTCGATACCTCCAATGCCTACGACTTCTTCACTTGGGAGGTGCTCTCCAACGTCATGGAGGGCCTCTACAAGTACGAACCCGGTACAGACAAGCTCGTACCCGGTGTAGCTGAGAGGTACGAGGTCAAGGACGGAGGTTCCACCTGGGTTTTCTACCTGAGGAAGGACGTTAAGTTCTGCGATGGAACTCCTGTCAAAGCTCAGGATGTCGTGAGGAGCATAAAGAGAGTCATTAGTATAGACGGTGATCCAGCTTGGCTAGTTACCGATTTTGTTGAGGATGTAGTAGCTCTAGATGATTATACGGTTCAATTCAAACTAGCGAAGCCCGTTAGCTACTTCCTGGCCCTAGTGGCGACCCCACCCTACTTCCCAGTCCATCCCAGTTACCCCGCTGATAAGATCGTGAGCGATGCGACGTGGGGAGGGGCTGGGGCTTACTGCATAAAGGAGTTCAAGAGGGATGAGTACATGATCCTGGAGGCCAACCCCTACTACCACGGGACGAAGCCGAGGAGCGGGACCTTCGTGATAAGGTTCTACAAGGACGCTTCTACGATGAGGCTCGCTCTGGAGAGAGGGGAGATAGATGTAGCTTGGAAGACCCTCAGGCCGACCGACTACAAGGATCTGATGGGCAACCCGAACTACAAGAGCGTGGTCGCTCCGGGAGGTTTCATAAGGTACGTAGTCCTTAAGGTAGATGCTCCCCCGTTCAACGATGTCCGCGTTAGGCAAGCTCTAGCTTACGCTGTAGATAGGTCAGAGATAGTGGATAAGGTCTTCCTCGGGACGATGGCCCCTCTCTACAGCATGGTGCCGAACGGGATGTGGAGTCACGTGGATTGCTTCAAGGACAAGTATGGTGATAAGCCGAACTTGGAGATGGCTAGAAAGCTCCTCTCACAAGCTGGCTACAGCGAGACGAATAAGCTGAAGGTAGAGCTCTGGTACACACCGACTCACTACGGTGATACGGAGGCTGACGTAGCCCAGGTACTCAAGAAGCAGTTCGAGGCCACTGGGATGATAGAGGTTGAGCTGAAGAGCAGTGAGTGGGCAACATATTTAGAGCAACAGAGGACCGGGAGGATGAACATACACCTCCTAGGCTGGTACCCGGATTACATAGATCCAGATGACTACCTAACCCCGTTCCTGAGGACCGAGTCGAACAGATGGCTGGCATCAGGTTACTCGAACCCGAGGGTCGATGATCTACTGGACAAAGCGTCTGTTGAGGTAGACACCAAAGCCAGAACCAACTACTACGCCGAGGTCCAGAGGATACTCGCTGAGGATGTTCCTCTCATACCACTCTTTCAAGGGGAACTGATACTGATCACTCAGAAGAACGTCGAGGGCGTACTAGTGGGACCGCCGATGATGCTGACGTACTCAACGATATATAAGAGTTAA
- a CDS encoding ABC transporter permease translates to MGLARYVGIRALLIVPTVMVLYTLVFLILRILPGNPVLAVLGTKNIPEEQLRAIMERLGLTKPYHVQYLEYLANLLRGDMGVSLIIQGRPIAQDIVERLPATVELAISSIIVSLLLGISFGYLAARGRGSPIDSLIRVLGSFLYTIFIPWFGMLLQIIFGIWLGLLPIGGRITPGVAPTGPTGFVLLDSLIAGDLIAFLDSLRYLILPSVTLGIMLSGPYMRLARNNMVRALDSGFSVAYRARGVRESRIVSYSLRHAMIPIITYTGLQFALLLGGAVLTETTFSWPGIGTYLVEKVFYRDYPAIQAVVIVFAFFVGLISLVVDVIYAYVDPRIRY, encoded by the coding sequence ATGGGGTTAGCGAGGTACGTGGGAATTAGGGCTCTGCTAATAGTACCGACCGTGATGGTCCTATACACGTTGGTCTTCTTAATCCTGAGGATACTCCCCGGAAACCCAGTTTTAGCTGTCTTAGGTACGAAGAACATACCTGAGGAGCAGCTAAGAGCTATAATGGAGAGGCTCGGGTTAACGAAACCCTACCACGTCCAGTACTTGGAGTACCTCGCGAACCTCCTCAGGGGGGATATGGGGGTCAGCTTGATAATACAGGGCAGGCCCATAGCTCAAGACATAGTGGAGAGGCTCCCGGCTACCGTAGAGCTAGCGATATCCTCGATAATCGTTAGCTTATTACTCGGGATTTCCTTCGGCTATTTAGCTGCTAGAGGGAGAGGAAGTCCCATTGACTCCTTGATAAGGGTCCTGGGATCCTTCTTATACACGATATTCATCCCTTGGTTCGGGATGCTCCTCCAGATAATCTTCGGTATATGGCTCGGGCTACTCCCCATAGGAGGGAGGATCACACCGGGAGTAGCTCCAACTGGGCCCACAGGATTCGTCTTGCTGGATTCCCTGATAGCTGGAGACCTAATAGCTTTCCTCGATTCCCTGAGGTACCTCATACTACCGTCGGTAACGTTAGGCATAATGCTGAGCGGTCCCTACATGAGGTTGGCTAGGAACAATATGGTCAGAGCGCTGGACTCAGGCTTCTCAGTAGCTTACAGGGCGAGAGGCGTGAGGGAGAGCAGGATAGTGAGCTACTCCCTGAGGCACGCGATGATACCCATAATAACCTACACAGGTCTTCAGTTCGCTTTACTTTTAGGAGGGGCCGTTCTAACTGAGACGACATTCAGCTGGCCCGGCATAGGGACTTACTTGGTTGAGAAGGTGTTCTATAGGGATTATCCAGCTATACAAGCTGTCGTAATAGTATTCGCTTTCTTCGTAGGTCTGATCAGCTTAGTGGTAGATGTTATCTACGCTTACGTAGATCCGAGGATAAGGTACTGA
- a CDS encoding ABC transporter permease produces MELRRNLFLLTGISIVLLVVILSILADYIAPFSYDEAAGAPLSPPNPVNLMGTDNLGYDVWSRIVYGSRTVLFVVLSSIILSAALGIPLGLVSGYIGGKLDKVLSFIMDSIYAFPSLVLAITLAVVLGPSPINAAIAIAIVYVPTYFRMVRGQVLSVKTEPFIEVSRALGLPVARILFKHILPHVGPTVMVVFSLSSTDAVLTEAALSFLGLSVQPPTPDWGYELYKGKGFLLSGAWWMVFFPGLMITLLAMGFALMSEGLSRGEREVV; encoded by the coding sequence TTGGAGCTAAGGAGGAACCTATTTCTACTCACCGGAATTTCCATAGTCCTCTTAGTGGTGATTTTATCTATCCTAGCTGATTACATAGCTCCCTTCTCCTACGATGAGGCTGCCGGTGCTCCTCTATCCCCCCCGAACCCCGTGAACTTGATGGGCACTGATAACCTGGGCTACGATGTCTGGTCCAGGATAGTTTACGGTTCAAGGACCGTGCTCTTCGTGGTCCTCTCCTCGATAATCCTGAGCGCTGCCTTGGGAATCCCATTGGGTTTAGTGAGCGGTTACATAGGAGGGAAGCTAGATAAGGTCCTATCCTTCATCATGGACTCCATATACGCTTTCCCAAGCCTCGTCCTAGCGATAACTTTGGCTGTAGTGCTCGGACCCTCCCCCATCAATGCAGCCATAGCTATAGCTATTGTGTACGTGCCCACTTACTTCAGGATGGTCAGGGGACAGGTCCTGAGCGTTAAGACGGAGCCCTTCATAGAGGTGAGCAGGGCCCTAGGGCTACCCGTGGCCAGGATACTCTTCAAGCACATACTACCTCACGTGGGCCCCACTGTCATGGTGGTCTTCAGTTTGAGCAGCACAGATGCCGTGCTCACTGAGGCAGCCCTCAGCTTCTTAGGACTCTCAGTTCAGCCTCCTACCCCTGACTGGGGTTACGAGCTCTACAAGGGGAAGGGCTTCCTGCTCTCGGGAGCTTGGTGGATGGTTTTCTTCCCTGGGCTCATGATAACCCTCCTCGCGATGGGTTTCGCGTTAATGAGTGAGGGATTATCTAGGGGGGAGAGGGAGGTTGTCTGA
- a CDS encoding ABC transporter ATP-binding protein, whose translation MLLKVEELSVHYLTRKGVVHAVDDLSLELRRGETLALVGESGSGKSTLGLAIMRILPPPGRIVSGRAILDGIDLLKLTEDEMREIRGHKVSMVFQDPFTTLDPLRRVSDVVAEVMMEHGVGEREAKERALELLRRVGIPEKLVDAYPHQLSGGQKQRVSIAAAIALGPSLLIADEPTTALDVIVQRQIMDLLDEIRRGSEMSMVLITHDIALALERSDRICVMYAGKLMEVGTKEEIMNSPMHPYTKGLLSSLPRLLSSEWPSSIPGSPPDLRNPPSGCRFHPRCNRAMEICRRETPAIIRVGGEHIVSCWLHGG comes from the coding sequence GTGCTCCTGAAGGTAGAGGAGTTAAGCGTGCATTATCTCACGAGGAAGGGGGTAGTACACGCAGTTGATGACCTCTCCTTGGAGCTGAGGAGAGGGGAAACCCTTGCCCTAGTTGGGGAGAGCGGTAGCGGGAAGTCAACGCTCGGCCTCGCCATAATGAGGATACTCCCTCCTCCTGGAAGGATAGTGAGCGGGAGAGCTATCCTGGATGGGATCGACCTATTGAAGTTGACTGAGGATGAGATGAGGGAGATCAGAGGACATAAGGTCTCGATGGTCTTTCAAGATCCGTTCACAACACTAGATCCCCTGAGGAGGGTGAGTGATGTGGTAGCTGAGGTCATGATGGAGCATGGAGTCGGGGAGAGGGAAGCTAAGGAGAGAGCATTAGAACTTTTGAGACGAGTTGGTATTCCAGAGAAGCTCGTAGATGCTTATCCGCATCAACTGAGCGGTGGTCAGAAGCAGAGGGTATCGATAGCCGCGGCGATAGCGTTGGGCCCCTCTCTCCTCATAGCGGATGAGCCGACTACAGCGCTAGATGTGATAGTCCAGAGGCAGATAATGGACCTGTTAGATGAGATAAGGAGGGGGAGTGAGATGAGCATGGTATTGATAACTCATGACATAGCATTAGCTTTAGAGAGATCCGATAGGATTTGCGTCATGTACGCTGGCAAGCTCATGGAGGTGGGGACGAAGGAGGAGATAATGAATTCTCCAATGCATCCCTACACTAAGGGGTTACTTTCCTCACTCCCCAGGCTCCTCTCGAGTGAATGGCCCAGCTCCATTCCCGGATCCCCTCCGGACCTCAGGAACCCGCCTTCAGGATGCAGGTTCCACCCCAGGTGCAACAGGGCTATGGAGATATGCAGAAGGGAGACTCCAGCTATTATCAGAGTTGGAGGAGAACATATAGTCTCCTGCTGGCTTCACGGGGGGTAA
- a CDS encoding ABC transporter ATP-binding protein yields the protein MLLRMDDIRMYFQIGAFGRKKIVRAVDGISAHVERGEVLGIVGESGSGKSTLGRVALRLYRPSGGRVLFDGIDITDLSEGALRKMRRRMQLVPQDPYSSFNPLQKLGESLIEPLEVHFSIQREEAEDRVLKMLERIGLSPPEEFMERRPYQLSGGQLQRVAIARAMLLEPDFIVADEPTSNLDLSIRASILELLMDFKGRLRQGLMFITHDIVLASLVANRIAVLYLGRVMEEGRTRDVVSNPKSPYTRALMSSIPLERSRIEEVRLRGDIADPSNPPPGCKLHPRCPFSREICKREEPPLIEVDGVRVRCWLYK from the coding sequence ATGCTTCTGAGGATGGATGATATTAGGATGTACTTTCAGATAGGTGCCTTCGGAAGGAAGAAGATCGTTAGAGCTGTAGATGGCATAAGCGCTCATGTGGAGAGGGGGGAAGTGCTCGGTATCGTCGGGGAGAGCGGTAGCGGGAAGTCCACCCTGGGAAGGGTAGCTCTAAGGCTCTACAGACCCAGTGGGGGTAGGGTCCTCTTCGATGGGATCGATATAACTGACCTCAGCGAGGGCGCCCTTAGGAAGATGAGGAGGAGGATGCAGCTGGTCCCCCAGGATCCATATAGCAGTTTTAACCCCCTTCAGAAGCTTGGGGAATCTCTTATAGAGCCTCTAGAGGTTCACTTCAGCATACAGAGGGAGGAGGCCGAGGATAGGGTTCTCAAGATGCTCGAGAGGATCGGTCTATCCCCTCCCGAGGAGTTCATGGAGAGGAGGCCCTACCAACTGAGCGGAGGTCAGTTGCAGAGGGTAGCTATAGCTAGAGCCATGCTTTTAGAACCGGACTTCATCGTTGCCGATGAGCCCACCTCGAACCTAGACCTCTCGATAAGGGCATCGATACTGGAGCTCCTCATGGACTTCAAGGGGAGGTTGAGGCAGGGGCTGATGTTCATAACGCACGATATAGTTCTAGCGAGCCTCGTAGCTAACAGGATCGCTGTTCTCTACTTGGGGAGGGTCATGGAAGAGGGGAGAACGCGTGATGTAGTCAGTAACCCTAAGAGTCCTTACACTAGGGCTTTGATGTCGTCAATACCGCTTGAAAGATCCAGGATCGAGGAAGTACGGTTGAGGGGAGATATAGCGGATCCCTCCAACCCTCCCCCCGGGTGCAAGCTCCACCCCAGGTGCCCATTTTCGAGGGAGATCTGTAAGAGGGAGGAGCCTCCCCTGATTGAAGTAGACGGTGTGAGGGTGAGGTGCTGGCTCTACAAGTAA
- a CDS encoding deoxyhypusine synthase produces MEYVKDVVWRRKMSVRDLVEALGSVGFQATELHKAAKIMVKMKSEGAKVILTFTSNMGTSGLRGLFAQLVKLGLVDVLITTAGALEEDVMKALGERFYIHRFSADDIELHELGMNRVGNVLISNDSYARFEAFITRLIEEIYPSKRSLTVSEFLREVGLRLNDENSFLYQAARREVPVFCPAITDGALGFHLFMARERHPDFGVDVVGDFGRMILTLSQEDRKGVIALGGGVSKHHAILMTLLSGGADYAIYITTSTQFSGSMSGATTSEAKSWGKIKDDSDSVTVIGDATILFPLVAFYAIEELVERGLLKVS; encoded by the coding sequence ATGGAGTACGTGAAGGACGTCGTCTGGAGGAGAAAGATGAGTGTGAGGGACCTCGTGGAGGCCCTCGGGAGCGTAGGTTTCCAGGCTACTGAGCTCCATAAGGCAGCTAAGATAATGGTCAAGATGAAGAGTGAGGGGGCCAAGGTGATCCTCACCTTCACCTCGAACATGGGGACCTCCGGGCTCAGGGGCCTCTTCGCTCAGCTGGTGAAGCTGGGCTTAGTGGACGTGCTCATAACTACCGCAGGGGCATTGGAGGAGGACGTGATGAAGGCGCTAGGGGAGAGGTTCTACATACACCGCTTCTCCGCTGATGACATAGAGCTCCATGAACTCGGGATGAACAGGGTGGGCAACGTACTGATAAGCAACGACAGCTACGCCAGGTTCGAGGCATTCATAACGCGTTTGATAGAGGAGATATACCCCTCCAAGAGGAGCCTCACCGTATCGGAGTTCCTGAGGGAGGTCGGACTGAGGCTCAACGATGAGAACTCCTTCCTATATCAAGCTGCTAGGAGGGAAGTACCCGTCTTCTGTCCAGCTATAACCGATGGAGCCCTCGGTTTCCACCTTTTCATGGCCAGGGAGAGGCATCCAGACTTCGGCGTGGATGTGGTCGGTGACTTCGGGAGGATGATCCTCACCTTGAGCCAGGAGGACAGGAAGGGGGTGATAGCCCTGGGCGGTGGGGTGTCGAAGCATCACGCCATCCTGATGACGCTGCTCAGCGGAGGGGCTGATTACGCCATCTACATAACGACATCAACGCAGTTCTCGGGTAGCATGAGCGGGGCTACCACATCGGAGGCCAAGAGCTGGGGGAAGATAAAGGACGATTCTGACTCCGTCACCGTGATAGGGGATGCCACGATACTCTTCCCGCTGGTGGCCTTCTACGCAATAGAGGAGCTGGTTGAGAGGGGTCTGCTGAAGGTGAGCTAA